In Brevundimonas subvibrioides, a genomic segment contains:
- the ppk2 gene encoding polyphosphate kinase 2: protein MGKIKDYDEQLEALQVELVATQAWAIEQGLKVLIVFEGRDAAGKDGAIKRITEYLSPRQTRVVALSKPTERETGQWYFQRYAPHLPGTGEIVLFNRSWYNRAGVEPVMGFCTPAQYEQFLNDAPHFERMLTGSGMVLIKFWLDISRDEQAKRLEERTSDPLKRFKVSALDAEAQKRWSDYSRARDRMLEETGAPHSEWTVVATDDKKAARLNIIRHILHRVCRPGAKVDRPDKDVLFPAQKAKGRLQP from the coding sequence ATGGGCAAGATCAAGGACTACGACGAACAGCTGGAGGCGCTCCAGGTCGAGCTGGTCGCGACCCAGGCCTGGGCCATCGAACAGGGGCTGAAGGTCCTGATCGTGTTCGAGGGGCGGGACGCCGCGGGCAAGGACGGGGCGATCAAGAGGATCACCGAATACCTGTCACCCCGCCAGACCCGGGTCGTCGCCCTGTCCAAGCCGACCGAGCGCGAGACCGGCCAGTGGTATTTCCAGCGTTATGCCCCCCATCTGCCGGGCACCGGTGAGATCGTCCTGTTCAACAGGTCCTGGTACAACCGCGCGGGCGTCGAGCCGGTCATGGGGTTCTGCACCCCGGCGCAATACGAGCAGTTCCTGAACGATGCGCCGCATTTCGAGCGGATGCTGACCGGATCGGGCATGGTCCTGATCAAGTTCTGGCTCGACATCAGTCGTGACGAACAGGCCAAGCGGCTGGAAGAACGGACCTCCGACCCGTTGAAGCGATTCAAGGTCTCGGCGCTCGACGCCGAGGCGCAGAAACGCTGGAGCGACTATTCCAGGGCCCGGGACCGGATGCTGGAAGAGACCGGCGCGCCCCATTCCGAATGGACGGTGGTGGCCACCGACGACAAGAAGGCGGCGCGGCTGAACATCATCCGCCATATCCTGCACCGCGTCTGTCGCCCCGGGGCAAAGGTCGACCGGCCTGACAAGGACGTCCTGTTCCCCGCGCAGAAGGCGAAGGGTCGACTGCAGCCCTGA
- a CDS encoding YdeI/OmpD-associated family protein yields the protein MSDLAQGTVHRVGPDLESALRSDPEVFARWQGLTPLGRNEFICWVEDAKQPKTRERRIGRTLEELREGKGRPCCWAGCIHRTDKAPGRWQQAVLIDARRRPQG from the coding sequence ATGAGCGATCTTGCCCAGGGCACCGTGCATCGCGTCGGTCCGGATCTTGAATCGGCCCTGCGATCGGACCCGGAGGTCTTCGCCCGGTGGCAAGGGCTGACGCCATTGGGGCGGAACGAGTTCATCTGCTGGGTGGAAGACGCAAAACAGCCGAAGACACGCGAGCGCCGCATCGGGCGGACCCTCGAGGAACTGCGCGAAGGCAAGGGGCGGCCGTGTTGCTGGGCCGGCTGCATCCACCGAACCGACAAGGCCCCCGGCCGCTGGCAGCAGGCGGTGCTGATCGATGCAAGGCGGCGGCCGCAAGGCTGA
- a CDS encoding carbonic anhydrase: MSDDSADPLISGYRRFRAETWPAARAEYEALAADGQTPHTLIVACSDSRADPALIFDAAPGQLFVVRNVANLVPPYEPDGQLHGVSAALEFGVKMLNVGRIVVMGHAHCGGVAAMRDGAPDSVRDFVAPWIAQGTPVVSQVAEAVDPAEIEQASEEAVVRLSLQNLRTFPWIAEREAAGTLALSGLHFGIADGVLRSLEGPGRFEALG; encoded by the coding sequence ATGTCCGACGATTCCGCCGACCCCCTGATCTCCGGCTACCGCCGCTTCCGGGCGGAGACCTGGCCTGCTGCCAGGGCCGAATACGAGGCGCTCGCCGCCGATGGCCAGACCCCGCACACATTGATCGTGGCCTGTTCGGACAGCCGCGCCGATCCGGCCCTGATCTTCGACGCCGCCCCGGGGCAGTTGTTCGTGGTCAGGAATGTCGCCAACCTGGTCCCGCCCTATGAGCCGGACGGCCAGCTGCACGGCGTGTCGGCGGCGCTGGAGTTCGGGGTCAAGATGCTGAACGTCGGCCGGATCGTCGTCATGGGCCACGCCCATTGCGGCGGCGTGGCCGCCATGCGCGACGGTGCGCCGGACAGCGTCAGGGACTTCGTCGCGCCCTGGATCGCGCAAGGCACACCCGTCGTCAGTCAGGTCGCCGAGGCCGTCGATCCGGCCGAGATCGAGCAGGCCTCAGAGGAAGCCGTCGTGCGCCTGTCCCTGCAAAACCTGCGCACCTTTCCGTGGATCGCCGAACGCGAGGCTGCGGGAACCCTGGCCCTGAGCGGTCTTCATTTCGGCATCGCCGACGGGGTCCTGCGGTCCCTTGAGGGGCCGGGTCGGTTCGAGGCCTTGGGCTAG
- the pgsA gene encoding CDP-diacylglycerol--glycerol-3-phosphate 3-phosphatidyltransferase produces MTHTHHANPIPNILTGLRLAAGVVMFLILAGATGGFGPLSAYLSPEDQFGLYRVAFYIFVVAASTDWIDGYLARRWHAETRWGAILDPIADKVLVTGAILGVLTSGSVPQIAIPCGLILFREFAVSALRESMAGRVKLEVTLLAKWKTTVQLVALGCQLFARNWDSFGLDFEYLDEFQLVADSLIWFAAIATVWTGWQYFETARRSLAEKD; encoded by the coding sequence ATGACCCACACCCACCACGCCAATCCGATCCCCAACATCCTGACCGGCCTTCGACTGGCGGCAGGGGTCGTGATGTTCCTGATCCTGGCGGGAGCGACGGGGGGCTTCGGCCCGCTGTCGGCCTATCTGAGCCCCGAGGACCAGTTCGGCCTGTACCGCGTGGCCTTCTACATCTTCGTCGTCGCCGCCTCGACCGACTGGATCGACGGCTATCTGGCGCGGCGCTGGCATGCGGAGACGCGCTGGGGCGCGATCCTGGACCCCATAGCCGACAAGGTGCTGGTCACCGGGGCCATCCTGGGCGTCCTGACCTCCGGATCGGTGCCCCAGATCGCCATTCCCTGCGGTCTGATCCTGTTCCGGGAATTCGCGGTGTCGGCCCTGCGCGAATCCATGGCAGGCAGGGTCAAGCTGGAAGTCACCCTGCTGGCCAAATGGAAGACCACGGTCCAGCTGGTCGCCCTGGGCTGCCAGCTGTTCGCCCGCAACTGGGACAGCTTCGGCCTCGACTTCGAGTATCTGGACGAGTTCCAGCTGGTCGCCGACAGCCTGATCTGGTTCGCCGCCATCGCTACCGTCTGGACCGGCTGGCAGTATTTCGAGACGGCGCGGCGGTCTCTGGCGGAGAAGGATTAA
- the uvrC gene encoding excinuclease ABC subunit UvrC, producing the protein MTPETPAPDSPAMPLVAAELIRDEARRAPDKPGVYRMYGEDGTCLYVGKARSIKKRILQYAQGRFHTQRIGLMVSLTRSMELVVTASETEALLLESNFIKKLKPRFNVVLRDDKSFAELMIRKDHRAPQVRKHRGSHTTPGDYFGPFASTWAVNRTLNTLQKAFLLRSCSDSVYETRTRPCMLHQIKRCSAPCTGLISLEDYGDLVEEASLFLRGKSRAVIGRLSDEMTAAAEAMDFEQAARVRDRIRALSAITMENSVSADSVAEADVFALFSEGGQACVQVFFYRGGQNWGGRAYFPRVDKSDTDAEILSAFLGQFYEDKPVPRLILSSVVPFEKELLEEAFSMKAREADGRRVVAIERPMRGDKRSLVDHAHTNAREALGRKMAEGSAQGKILDEVCEAFGLESRPERIEVYDNAHIQGTNAVGGMIVAGPEGFQKSQYRKFNIKGIDLTPGDDYGMMREVMRRRFGRLVKDEEEGVEEVIRPDLLLIDGGAGQLAEVQAVLADLGLDDILAVGVAKGPDRDAGMERFFVPGKPPFMLPLKSPALYYIQRLRDEAHRFANGAHRTRRSMDIKKNPLDEIEGVGPGRKKALLHAFGSAKGVGRAAVVDLEKVDGINRALAERIHGFFRKS; encoded by the coding sequence ATGACCCCGGAGACCCCTGCCCCCGATTCGCCGGCCATGCCGCTTGTCGCCGCCGAATTGATCCGCGACGAGGCCAGGCGCGCGCCGGACAAGCCGGGCGTCTATCGCATGTATGGCGAGGACGGGACCTGCCTGTATGTCGGCAAGGCGCGCTCCATCAAGAAGCGCATCCTGCAGTATGCCCAGGGGCGGTTCCATACCCAGCGCATCGGCCTGATGGTCTCGCTGACCCGGTCGATGGAGCTGGTGGTCACGGCGTCGGAGACCGAGGCGCTGCTGCTGGAATCCAACTTCATCAAGAAGCTGAAGCCCCGCTTCAACGTGGTCCTGCGCGACGACAAGTCGTTCGCCGAACTGATGATCCGCAAGGACCACCGCGCCCCGCAGGTCCGCAAGCATCGCGGATCGCACACGACGCCGGGTGACTATTTCGGCCCTTTCGCCTCGACCTGGGCGGTGAACCGGACGCTGAACACCTTGCAGAAGGCCTTCCTGCTGCGGTCCTGCTCGGACAGCGTCTACGAGACCCGGACGCGGCCGTGCATGCTGCATCAGATCAAGCGCTGCTCGGCCCCGTGTACCGGCCTGATCTCGCTGGAGGACTATGGCGACCTGGTCGAGGAGGCGTCGCTGTTCCTGCGCGGCAAGTCGCGCGCCGTCATCGGCCGGCTGTCGGACGAGATGACCGCGGCGGCCGAGGCCATGGACTTCGAACAGGCCGCCCGGGTCCGCGACCGCATCCGCGCCCTGTCCGCCATCACCATGGAGAATTCGGTCAGCGCCGACAGCGTGGCCGAGGCCGACGTCTTCGCCCTGTTCAGCGAGGGTGGCCAGGCCTGCGTGCAGGTCTTCTTCTATCGCGGGGGCCAGAACTGGGGCGGCAGGGCCTATTTCCCGCGCGTGGACAAGTCCGACACCGACGCCGAGATTCTGTCGGCCTTTCTCGGCCAGTTCTACGAGGACAAGCCGGTTCCGCGCCTGATCCTTTCGAGCGTCGTGCCGTTCGAGAAGGAGTTGCTGGAAGAGGCCTTTTCGATGAAGGCGCGGGAGGCGGACGGCCGCCGCGTCGTCGCGATCGAACGGCCGATGCGAGGCGACAAGCGGTCCCTCGTCGATCATGCCCACACCAACGCCCGCGAGGCGCTGGGTCGCAAGATGGCCGAGGGTTCGGCCCAGGGCAAAATCCTGGATGAGGTCTGCGAGGCCTTCGGGCTGGAGAGCCGCCCCGAGCGGATCGAGGTCTATGACAATGCCCACATCCAGGGCACGAACGCGGTCGGCGGCATGATCGTCGCCGGGCCCGAGGGCTTCCAGAAGTCTCAATATCGCAAGTTCAACATCAAGGGGATCGACCTCACCCCGGGCGACGACTACGGCATGATGCGCGAGGTCATGCGCCGTCGCTTCGGCCGTCTGGTCAAGGACGAGGAGGAAGGCGTCGAGGAGGTCATCCGCCCGGACCTGCTGCTGATCGACGGCGGTGCCGGGCAGCTGGCCGAGGTCCAGGCGGTGCTGGCCGACCTCGGGCTCGACGACATTCTGGCGGTCGGCGTGGCCAAGGGGCCGGATCGGGACGCGGGGATGGAGCGGTTCTTCGTCCCCGGCAAGCCGCCCTTCATGCTGCCGCTGAAATCGCCGGCCCTCTACTATATCCAGCGGCTCCGCGACGAGGCCCACCGTTTCGCCAACGGGGCCCACCGCACCCGCCGCTCGATGGACATCAAGAAGAACCCGCTCGACGAGATCGAGGGTGTGGGGCCCGGCCGAAAGAAGGCCCTGCTGCACGCCTTCGGCTCCGCCAAGGGCGTGGGCCGTGCCGCCGTCGTCGATCTGGAAAAGGTCGACGGCATCAACCGTGCCCTCGCCGAACGGATACACGGCTTCTTCCGGAAATCCTGA
- a CDS encoding DUF3857 domain-containing protein, with product MVRKVLWAAVALVLMTAGSALAQEVERTSAPAWVVPDQVADAATTTAAVDAPIRVLEIDRQVHFSPDGNDTYIRRRTRIQNQQGLELLSTVSATWYPPRQSLQVHTIRIERGDQRIDVLDGQSFEILRRENNLSLSMLDGGLTATLQPRDLRVGDILETSFTIRDNGGVLAPHQEILDGLSSAWPIDRAVFRASWPGDAALRVRLPSDWPETQPRRTQEGWELVVERTDVQPARLPDNLPSRYYLDDAIEITDLADWSATAALVAPLYDRATTLDPDSPLLAEIERIRTAYATPGDRAAAALRLVQDDIRYVALSMGEGGYVPASADAVWLSRYGDCKGKTSLLLALLHGLGIEGEPALVATSYGAGLDQRLPLMGWFDHIIVRATIDGRVYWLDGTKTGDRDLALIPPPLFHWALPVRAQGSTLERIDVPPAIVPSTDITATIDASAGLDAAGRFEMDMAYTGDTATTYRERLASVTPEQLRTSFAASLAESKNMEFEGVETRYDEATHTFHLILTGTTRMAWLSGSGGRVLSLSESSFTTPHQDERVGLLAGFKDEPYALAYPYYVRQRTRVILPNGGEGFRLEGADLTVEVGGFRQQRSGRIVDGVADVVATSLSLVPEISARDMETARTRSEADDDAGARIRAPADYRGTTADLARIDPADDDVDALLERAKALSENDDATGALALLDAAVAREPDNLKARLARGNAYLSDDNLEGARADYDHAVDLDPADSDALKGQAWTALRDGRPADAVVSYAVALRLDPGDVNALWGRALAYYQLGRTERALDDYRALKLAAPDSNSGAAGELRSLMRLERDGEVRTLIDERLQDAPGDRVALNTGVTLALRRGAPEAILPALDSALAQEPDDVTLRSWRGQIRALAGQTGLAREDFAFVRARGEGEPTNLNNVCWAQAISGFDLDAALADCDAAIAAAPVAGFIDSRAMVLLQMERYAEARAAYDQALEGQPDLASSLFGRALARKALGDAEASQDSARALLLDADVADDYRIVLERHPELQP from the coding sequence ATGGTGCGTAAAGTCCTGTGGGCGGCAGTTGCTCTTGTTCTGATGACGGCGGGTTCGGCACTCGCCCAGGAGGTCGAACGCACGTCGGCACCGGCTTGGGTCGTGCCCGATCAGGTCGCCGATGCAGCCACGACAACGGCAGCCGTGGATGCCCCGATCCGGGTGCTGGAAATCGATCGCCAGGTCCATTTCTCGCCGGATGGCAATGACACCTACATCCGTCGGCGCACGCGCATCCAGAACCAGCAGGGCCTTGAGCTGCTGAGCACGGTATCGGCGACCTGGTATCCGCCCCGGCAGTCGCTTCAGGTCCATACGATCCGTATCGAACGCGGCGATCAGCGGATCGACGTTCTGGACGGTCAATCCTTTGAAATCCTGAGGCGCGAGAACAACCTCAGCCTGTCAATGCTGGATGGAGGTCTGACCGCCACCCTGCAACCGCGCGATCTGCGCGTCGGCGACATTCTCGAAACCTCGTTCACCATCCGCGACAACGGCGGCGTGCTGGCCCCGCACCAGGAAATCCTGGACGGGCTGAGCTCGGCCTGGCCGATCGACCGGGCTGTGTTCCGGGCCAGCTGGCCCGGCGACGCGGCCCTGCGGGTCCGGCTTCCTTCCGACTGGCCCGAAACACAGCCACGCCGGACGCAGGAAGGCTGGGAACTGGTCGTCGAACGGACCGATGTGCAGCCGGCCCGCCTGCCCGACAATCTGCCATCTCGCTACTATCTCGATGATGCGATCGAAATCACGGACCTGGCCGACTGGTCGGCGACGGCGGCTCTGGTCGCCCCCCTCTACGATCGGGCGACGACCCTTGATCCCGACTCTCCCCTGCTGGCCGAGATCGAGCGCATTCGCACGGCCTACGCGACACCCGGGGATCGGGCCGCGGCCGCGCTGAGACTGGTTCAGGATGATATCCGCTACGTCGCCCTTTCGATGGGCGAAGGCGGCTATGTCCCCGCATCGGCAGACGCGGTGTGGCTGAGCCGTTATGGCGACTGCAAGGGCAAGACCTCGCTGCTTCTCGCCCTGCTTCACGGCCTCGGGATCGAGGGTGAGCCTGCCCTGGTCGCCACGTCCTACGGTGCCGGCCTCGATCAGCGGCTACCCTTGATGGGGTGGTTCGACCACATCATCGTCCGGGCGACCATCGACGGTCGGGTCTATTGGCTGGATGGCACGAAGACCGGCGATCGCGACCTGGCGCTGATCCCGCCGCCCCTCTTTCACTGGGCCCTGCCCGTTCGCGCCCAGGGTTCGACGCTGGAGCGGATCGACGTCCCCCCCGCGATCGTGCCCTCGACCGACATTACGGCCACGATCGATGCCTCTGCAGGTCTGGACGCAGCCGGAAGGTTCGAGATGGACATGGCCTATACCGGCGACACGGCAACCACATACCGCGAGCGTCTGGCCTCGGTCACACCCGAACAGCTTCGCACCAGTTTCGCCGCCTCCCTGGCCGAAAGCAAAAACATGGAGTTCGAGGGCGTCGAGACGCGTTACGATGAAGCGACGCACACCTTTCACCTGATCCTGACCGGCACGACAAGGATGGCCTGGCTCTCGGGATCGGGAGGTCGCGTTCTGTCGCTGTCCGAATCGTCCTTCACCACCCCGCATCAGGATGAACGGGTCGGTCTGCTCGCCGGCTTCAAGGATGAACCTTATGCGCTGGCCTATCCGTACTACGTGCGGCAGCGTACGCGCGTCATTCTGCCCAACGGTGGCGAGGGCTTTCGTCTGGAGGGGGCGGACCTGACTGTCGAAGTCGGCGGCTTCCGCCAGCAGCGTTCGGGCCGGATCGTTGACGGCGTCGCCGATGTCGTGGCCACAAGCCTCAGCCTGGTGCCCGAAATCAGTGCCCGGGACATGGAAACCGCGCGGACCCGAAGCGAGGCCGACGACGATGCCGGAGCCCGCATTCGTGCACCGGCCGACTATCGCGGCACGACCGCCGATCTCGCCCGCATCGATCCGGCGGACGACGATGTCGATGCCCTGCTGGAGCGGGCCAAGGCCCTGAGCGAGAACGACGACGCGACCGGTGCGCTGGCATTGCTCGATGCGGCCGTCGCGCGCGAACCCGACAATCTGAAGGCGCGTCTGGCCCGCGGGAACGCGTATCTGAGCGACGACAATCTGGAGGGTGCCCGGGCGGATTACGATCACGCGGTCGATCTGGACCCTGCCGACAGCGACGCATTGAAGGGGCAGGCCTGGACGGCCCTTCGCGACGGTCGCCCCGCCGACGCGGTCGTGAGCTATGCCGTGGCCCTGCGGCTCGACCCCGGCGATGTCAACGCGCTTTGGGGCCGCGCACTGGCCTACTATCAGCTCGGCCGGACGGAGCGGGCACTGGACGACTATCGCGCCCTCAAGCTCGCGGCACCTGACAGCAATTCCGGTGCGGCCGGAGAGCTGAGGTCACTGATGCGCCTCGAGCGCGATGGGGAGGTTCGCACCCTGATCGACGAGCGACTTCAGGACGCACCCGGCGACCGGGTCGCCCTGAACACGGGCGTGACACTGGCGCTTCGACGCGGGGCTCCGGAAGCGATCCTGCCGGCGCTCGACAGCGCGCTCGCCCAGGAGCCGGATGACGTCACCCTGAGAAGCTGGCGGGGTCAGATCCGGGCCCTGGCGGGCCAGACCGGATTGGCGCGCGAGGATTTCGCCTTCGTGCGTGCGCGGGGCGAAGGCGAACCCACCAATCTGAACAATGTGTGCTGGGCCCAGGCGATCAGTGGCTTCGATCTGGACGCCGCGCTGGCCGACTGTGACGCCGCCATCGCGGCCGCGCCCGTCGCGGGGTTCATCGACAGCCGCGCCATGGTCCTTCTGCAGATGGAGCGCTATGCCGAAGCCAGGGCGGCCTACGATCAGGCGCTGGAAGGCCAGCCCGACCTGGCGTCATCGCTGTTCGGTCGCGCCCTTGCCCGAAAGGCTCTGGGTGACGCCGAGGCGAGCCAGGACTCGGCCCGCGCCCTGCTGCTGGATGCCGATGTTGCCGATGACTACCGCATCGTCCTGGAGCGTCATCCAGAGCTGCAGCCTTGA